A DNA window from Pogona vitticeps strain Pit_001003342236 chromosome 2, PviZW2.1, whole genome shotgun sequence contains the following coding sequences:
- the LOC144586834 gene encoding uncharacterized protein LOC144586834: protein MLFHSLIVLCIGIYGSCMPTHKATSSSTSALLLDGFNEIFEHFRNVKDQKPTMIPRNTSMTHAEIPEMEKKCFVINLERYRNLFNSLDIKGPKKATEAYANMVAGLNAFSMNQDLTEYLPPQTKEKQDCETSSEDIKELLKEFERFLKELYLLLEKTQTQ from the exons ATGCTATTCCACAGTTTGATTGTCCTCTGTATTGGAATCTATGGCAGTTGTATGCCAACACACAAAGCCACAAGCAGCTCAACATCCGCATTACTACTCGATGGCTTTAATGAGATTTTTGAGCATTTTAGAAATGTAAAGGACCAAAAG CCCACAATGATACCCCGAAACACAAGCATG ACACATGCAGAGATTCCAGAGATGGAG aaaaaatgttttgtcattAATTTGGAGAGATATAGAAATTTGTTTAATTCACTGGACATCAAAGGTCCAAAAAAAGCAACTGAAGCATATGCCAACATGGTGGCAGGTCTTAATGCGTTTTCTATGAACCAAGATCTTACTGAATACTTGCCTCCGCAGACT aaggaaaaacaagactGTGAGACATCAAGtgaagacatcaaagaactcCTAAAAGAGTTTGAACGCTTCCTGAAGGAATTGTATCTGCTTTTGGAAAAGACACAAACACAGTGA